In Leisingera sp. S132, the following are encoded in one genomic region:
- a CDS encoding TRAP transporter substrate-binding protein produces MKKTLTTLAVAASLLAAPAAHAADKLLLKTPIAFSTALPGLGTPIPRVAEQLDLMSGGSLKMKVYEPGKLVPPFEILDAVSSGKINSGYTTAGYWAGKIPAAPLFSAVPFGPEAGEYMAWLYYGNGMTLYQEMYDQAGYNVKVLPCAVIAPETSGWFAKEINSAEDLNGLKMRFFGLGGKVMQKLGVATSLLPGGEIFPALEKGAIDATEFSMPAIDARLGFHKLVKYNYFPGWHQQATVFELLVNKDVWNEASAQHKAIIENACKASMADSFAEGEAIQHAALIDNVENNGVHIKQWDAQMLELFRATWDEVAAEEATNDQFFGRVLLDMQTFREGYAVWKENAFLPRK; encoded by the coding sequence ATGAAAAAGACCCTGACCACGCTGGCCGTGGCCGCATCGCTGCTGGCAGCCCCTGCCGCACATGCCGCCGACAAGCTGCTGCTGAAAACCCCGATTGCGTTTTCGACCGCGCTGCCGGGCCTTGGCACGCCGATCCCGCGGGTGGCGGAGCAGCTGGACCTGATGTCCGGCGGCAGCCTCAAGATGAAGGTCTATGAGCCCGGCAAGCTGGTGCCGCCGTTCGAGATCCTGGATGCGGTGTCCTCGGGCAAGATCAACTCCGGCTACACCACCGCCGGCTACTGGGCGGGCAAGATCCCGGCTGCGCCGCTGTTCTCTGCCGTGCCGTTCGGGCCGGAGGCGGGCGAATACATGGCCTGGCTCTACTATGGCAACGGCATGACCTTGTATCAGGAGATGTACGATCAGGCGGGATACAATGTGAAGGTGCTGCCCTGCGCGGTGATCGCGCCGGAGACCTCTGGCTGGTTCGCCAAGGAGATCAACAGCGCCGAGGACCTGAACGGCCTGAAGATGCGGTTCTTTGGCCTGGGCGGCAAGGTGATGCAGAAGCTGGGCGTGGCCACATCGCTGCTGCCCGGCGGTGAGATCTTCCCGGCGCTGGAGAAGGGCGCGATTGACGCAACCGAATTCTCGATGCCTGCGATCGACGCCCGTTTGGGTTTCCACAAGCTGGTGAAATACAACTACTTCCCCGGCTGGCACCAGCAGGCCACCGTGTTTGAACTGCTGGTCAACAAGGACGTCTGGAACGAGGCCAGCGCCCAGCACAAGGCCATCATCGAAAATGCCTGCAAGGCCTCGATGGCCGACAGCTTTGCCGAAGGCGAGGCGATCCAGCACGCGGCGCTGATCGACAATGTTGAAAACAACGGTGTCCACATCAAGCAGTGGGACGCGCAGATGCTGGAGCTGTTCCGCGCCACCTGGGATGAGGTTGCCGCGGAAGAGGCGACCAACGACCAGTTCTTCGGCCGGGTGCTGCTGGACATGCAGACCTTCCGCGAAGGCTATGCGGTCTGGAAGGAAAACGCATTCCTCCCGCGCAAGTAA
- a CDS encoding 3-methyl-2-oxobutanoate dehydrogenase (2-methylpropanoyl-transferring) subunit alpha — MTSDTRPLSLNVPEPGCRPGNTPDFSGFEIPRAGAVPRPPVDVDPDAIRDMAFSIVRVLNKDGAAVGDWAGALSTEELHEGLRHMLLLRTFDARMLNAQRQGKTSFYMQHLGEEAVSCAFSRALEPGDMNFPTYRQAGLLIASGYPMVTMMNQIYSNAEDPLHGRQLPIMYSSKEHGFFTISGNLGTQFVQSVGWAMASAISGDTRIAAGWIGDGSTAENDFHAAMVFASTYTAPVVLNIVNNQWAISTFQGIARGGVGTFAARGHGFGIASVRVDGNDYLAVHAVAKWACERARRGHGPTLIEHVTYRAGGHSTSDDPSAYRSRREAAAWPLGDPVERLKKHLIAIGEWSEERHAQAEAEVLDTVRAAQKEAEAIGTLSAGKVPSPRDMFEGVYETMPPHLIRQRQEAGF; from the coding sequence ATGACCAGTGACACCCGACCGCTTTCGCTGAATGTTCCAGAGCCGGGCTGCCGCCCGGGCAATACGCCGGATTTTTCCGGTTTTGAAATTCCGCGCGCGGGCGCGGTGCCGCGGCCGCCGGTGGATGTGGACCCGGATGCGATCCGGGACATGGCGTTTTCCATCGTGCGGGTGCTGAACAAGGACGGCGCGGCAGTGGGGGACTGGGCGGGCGCGCTGAGCACCGAAGAGCTGCACGAGGGGCTGCGCCACATGCTGCTGCTGCGCACGTTTGATGCGCGGATGCTGAACGCGCAGCGGCAGGGCAAGACCAGTTTCTATATGCAGCATCTGGGCGAGGAGGCGGTCAGCTGCGCCTTCAGCCGGGCGCTGGAGCCGGGCGACATGAACTTTCCGACTTACCGGCAGGCCGGGCTGCTGATCGCCAGCGGCTATCCGATGGTCACGATGATGAACCAGATCTACTCCAACGCCGAGGACCCGCTGCACGGGCGGCAGCTGCCGATCATGTATTCCTCCAAGGAACACGGGTTTTTCACGATTTCCGGCAACCTGGGCACCCAGTTCGTGCAGTCGGTTGGCTGGGCGATGGCCTCAGCCATTTCCGGCGATACGCGGATTGCGGCGGGCTGGATCGGCGACGGCTCCACCGCGGAGAACGATTTCCATGCGGCGATGGTGTTTGCCTCGACCTACACCGCGCCGGTGGTGCTGAATATCGTCAACAACCAATGGGCCATCTCGACCTTCCAGGGCATTGCCCGCGGCGGGGTCGGCACCTTTGCCGCGCGCGGCCACGGGTTCGGCATCGCCTCTGTCCGGGTGGATGGCAACGACTATCTGGCAGTGCATGCGGTGGCGAAATGGGCCTGTGAACGCGCCCGGCGGGGGCATGGGCCAACCCTGATCGAACATGTGACCTACCGCGCGGGCGGCCATTCCACCAGCGATGATCCGTCCGCCTACCGGTCCCGGCGCGAGGCGGCGGCCTGGCCGCTGGGCGACCCGGTGGAGCGGCTGAAGAAGCACCTGATCGCCATCGGGGAATGGAGCGAGGAGCGCCACGCCCAGGCCGAGGCAGAGGTGCTGGACACGGTGCGGGCGGCGCAGAAGGAGGCGGAGGCCATCGGCACGCTGAGCGCCGGCAAGGTCCCCAGCCCGCGCGACATGTTCGAAGGCGTCTATGAAACCATGCCGCCGCATCTGATCCGGCAGCGCCAGGAAGCGGGGTTCTGA
- a CDS encoding TRAP transporter large permease subunit has translation MAENLHLQDDPIERYEEILEHGDEDRQQLAVWIDNAVKGTGNLVMWANLLLVLAIVSQVALRYLLNQNYPKLDEIQWHFYGLVTMIGISYALVTDSHVRVDVLHMQLSRRARRIIEVIGILTLLVPFIYLMIDQGYDYFYESWRVSERSDSPTGLPGRWALKAVIPLSFVLLAAAALARLIHDGHALLAGPAEERLGKSLRLVIWALVGFAVVATALTFLVETTEEKLVIAMFLTFIALLFTGFPVAWTLAGVGVAYCGLAYLFDNGMMHWTGLEETLTGLDYLTLGAVVNRVYATMSNAVLVALPMFIFMGLMLDESGVAERLMGAMQRLFGTVRGGLAITVTMIGIILAASTGIIGASVVLLGVLSLPSMMEQKYSPALAAGVVSASGTLGILIPPSIMLVIMADQMALSVGDLFMAAVFPGVIIGALYLTYIFVIALIKRDVAPVPAGAKRPDWAAVKDVLIAVLPTLGLILAVLGSIFAGLTTPTEASGVGALGATLLALGYRKLTLAKLVNVLKATFNTTAYIFAIFLGATVFSYVLRELGGDALIEEMIQGTGFGPEGTVFMILFIVFLLGFVLDWIEITLIVLPLMRPIVNGLGLDIPGFGAIDEPALVWFVILVAVTLQTSFLTPPVGFALFYLKGVCPPEIRLGHIYRGIIPFVLLQLTGLMFVYLWPALATWLPSVAY, from the coding sequence ATGGCTGAGAATCTGCACCTGCAGGACGACCCGATCGAACGCTACGAAGAGATCCTTGAGCATGGCGACGAGGACCGGCAGCAGCTGGCGGTGTGGATCGACAACGCGGTCAAGGGGACCGGCAATCTGGTGATGTGGGCCAACCTGCTGCTTGTGCTGGCCATCGTGTCGCAGGTCGCCTTGCGCTACCTGCTGAACCAGAACTATCCCAAGCTGGACGAGATCCAGTGGCATTTCTACGGGCTGGTGACGATGATCGGCATTTCCTATGCGCTGGTCACCGACAGCCACGTGCGGGTCGATGTGCTGCATATGCAGCTGAGCCGCCGCGCCCGGCGGATCATCGAGGTGATCGGCATCCTGACCCTGCTGGTGCCGTTCATCTATCTGATGATCGATCAGGGCTATGATTATTTCTACGAAAGCTGGCGGGTGAGCGAACGTTCCGACAGCCCCACCGGCCTGCCGGGCCGCTGGGCGCTGAAGGCGGTGATCCCCTTGAGCTTTGTTCTGCTGGCGGCGGCGGCGCTGGCGCGGCTGATCCATGACGGCCACGCGCTGCTGGCGGGCCCGGCAGAGGAGCGCTTGGGCAAAAGCCTGCGGCTGGTGATCTGGGCGCTTGTCGGCTTTGCTGTTGTCGCCACCGCGCTGACCTTCCTGGTGGAGACCACCGAGGAAAAGCTGGTTATTGCCATGTTCCTCACCTTCATTGCGCTGCTGTTCACCGGCTTTCCGGTGGCCTGGACGCTGGCCGGGGTCGGGGTGGCCTATTGCGGGCTGGCCTATCTGTTCGACAACGGCATGATGCACTGGACCGGGCTGGAGGAAACCCTGACCGGGCTGGATTACCTGACCCTGGGCGCGGTGGTGAACCGGGTCTATGCCACCATGTCGAACGCGGTTCTGGTGGCGCTGCCGATGTTCATCTTCATGGGTCTGATGCTGGATGAAAGCGGCGTGGCGGAGCGGCTGATGGGGGCGATGCAGCGGCTGTTCGGCACCGTGCGCGGCGGGCTGGCGATCACTGTCACCATGATCGGCATCATCCTGGCGGCCTCCACCGGCATTATCGGTGCCTCTGTGGTGCTGCTGGGCGTGCTGTCGCTGCCGTCGATGATGGAGCAGAAATACAGCCCCGCGCTGGCGGCGGGCGTGGTCTCGGCCTCCGGCACGCTGGGGATCCTGATCCCGCCTTCGATCATGCTGGTGATCATGGCCGACCAGATGGCGCTGAGCGTGGGTGATCTGTTCATGGCGGCGGTGTTTCCGGGTGTGATCATCGGGGCGCTGTACCTCACCTATATCTTTGTGATCGCCCTGATCAAACGCGACGTGGCACCGGTGCCTGCGGGGGCCAAGCGTCCGGATTGGGCCGCGGTCAAGGACGTGCTGATCGCGGTGCTGCCGACGCTGGGGCTGATTCTGGCCGTGTTAGGCTCTATTTTTGCGGGACTCACCACGCCGACCGAGGCGTCGGGCGTGGGTGCCTTGGGGGCCACCCTGCTGGCGCTTGGCTACCGCAAGCTGACGCTGGCGAAGCTGGTCAATGTGCTCAAGGCGACCTTCAACACCACCGCCTATATCTTTGCGATCTTCCTGGGCGCGACGGTGTTTTCCTATGTGCTGCGGGAGCTGGGCGGCGACGCGCTGATCGAGGAGATGATCCAGGGCACCGGTTTCGGGCCGGAGGGCACCGTCTTCATGATCCTGTTCATCGTGTTCCTGTTGGGGTTTGTGCTGGACTGGATCGAGATCACCCTGATCGTGCTGCCGCTGATGCGCCCGATCGTGAACGGGCTGGGGCTGGATATCCCCGGGTTCGGCGCCATCGATGAGCCGGCGCTGGTGTGGTTCGTGATCCTGGTGGCGGTGACCTTGCAGACCTCCTTCCTGACGCCGCCGGTGGGCTTTGCGCTGTTCTACCTCAAGGGCGTCTGCCCGCCGGAGATCCGTTTGGGGCATATCTACAGGGGCATCATCCCTTTCGTGCTGCTGCAGCTGACCGGGCTGATGTTTGTCTACCTGTGGCCGGCGCTGGCGACCTGGCTGCCATCTGTGGCGTATTGA
- a CDS encoding dihydrolipoamide acetyltransferase family protein yields MGVFEIRLPDVGEGVAEAELIEWHVKPGDIVQEDDILAAVMTDKAAVEVPSSADGTVLELGGEIGAMIPVGGVLVRLEVEGAGNAAAPAPAPAREETPAPEPETAPPLAAKKAGRRMPPPEGAKPLAAPSVRARARAEGVNLRQVPGSGPAGRISHEDLDNWIASGGIKQGGVTRGRNTGVEEIRVVGMRRKIAEKMAQAKRQIPHITIVEEVEMGALEDLRAALNKKHAGSRPKLTLLPFLLRAIVEAVREQPGLNARFDDEDGVIHRHGGVHAGIATQTEQGLTVPVVHHAEAGSLWDNAAEIQRLAEAARDGSIKREELSGGTITITSLGPLGAIATTPIVNYPEVAIVGVNKMQIRPVWDGQQFRPRKMMNLSCSFDHRVVDGWDAAVFVQKLKSLLETPAMLFVEG; encoded by the coding sequence GTGGGCGTGTTTGAAATCCGGCTGCCCGATGTGGGCGAGGGCGTCGCCGAGGCGGAGCTGATTGAGTGGCATGTGAAGCCGGGTGATATCGTTCAGGAGGATGACATCCTGGCCGCGGTGATGACCGACAAAGCTGCGGTGGAGGTGCCGTCCTCGGCGGACGGCACGGTGCTGGAGCTGGGCGGCGAGATCGGCGCGATGATCCCGGTCGGCGGGGTTCTGGTGCGGCTGGAGGTCGAGGGCGCGGGCAATGCCGCTGCACCCGCCCCCGCGCCCGCGCGGGAGGAGACGCCTGCGCCGGAGCCGGAGACGGCACCGCCGCTGGCAGCGAAGAAAGCGGGACGCCGGATGCCGCCGCCGGAGGGGGCCAAGCCGCTGGCCGCGCCCTCGGTGCGGGCGCGGGCGCGGGCCGAGGGGGTGAACCTGCGTCAGGTGCCCGGCAGCGGCCCTGCGGGGCGCATCAGCCATGAGGACCTGGACAACTGGATTGCCTCGGGCGGCATTAAACAGGGCGGCGTCACCCGCGGCCGCAACACCGGGGTTGAGGAGATCCGGGTGGTCGGCATGCGCCGCAAGATCGCCGAGAAGATGGCGCAGGCAAAACGGCAGATCCCACATATCACCATCGTCGAGGAGGTGGAGATGGGGGCGCTGGAGGATCTGCGGGCGGCGCTGAATAAGAAACACGCGGGCAGCCGCCCCAAGCTGACGCTGCTGCCCTTCCTGCTGAGGGCCATTGTCGAGGCGGTGCGCGAGCAGCCCGGGCTGAACGCCCGCTTCGATGACGAAGACGGCGTGATCCATCGCCACGGCGGCGTGCATGCGGGTATTGCCACCCAGACAGAGCAGGGGCTGACGGTGCCGGTGGTGCACCATGCCGAGGCGGGCAGCCTGTGGGACAATGCAGCGGAAATCCAGCGGCTGGCAGAGGCCGCCCGCGACGGCTCGATCAAGCGGGAGGAACTGAGCGGCGGCACCATCACCATCACCTCGCTTGGGCCCTTGGGCGCGATCGCCACCACCCCGATCGTGAATTACCCGGAGGTGGCCATTGTCGGCGTCAACAAGATGCAGATCCGCCCGGTCTGGGACGGCCAGCAGTTCCGGCCGCGCAAGATGATGAACCTGTCCTGCTCCTTTGATCACCGGGTGGTCGATGGCTGGGACGCGGCGGTCTTTGTGCAGAAACTGAAATCCCTGCTGGAAACCCCAGCGATGCTGTTTGTCGAGGGCTGA
- a CDS encoding FadR/GntR family transcriptional regulator: MTDIRPFDPVGHESIADAVVEQIETMIVDGILKEGRKLPSERELAEAMGVSRPKLREALQTLESRGLVNVRHGEGTFIAPLTGRAMSPALLSLYTRHGGAFYDYLEYRREQEAFASRLAAARATDSDKARLAEIIADMQKAWEQDDQDASQEADFRLHTAVVDASQNTTLIHMMASVYDLTRQGVFYNREFLRTMDGTGAELLKQHKEIAQAIIDGDPDRAETAARRHMDFVEESFRTGQEQQAREIRAAKRRQLTR; this comes from the coding sequence ATGACCGATATCCGCCCGTTTGACCCCGTTGGACACGAATCGATTGCCGATGCCGTGGTGGAGCAGATTGAGACGATGATCGTCGACGGCATCCTCAAGGAGGGCCGCAAACTGCCCTCCGAGCGGGAGCTGGCAGAGGCCATGGGGGTGTCGCGACCCAAACTGCGCGAGGCGCTGCAAACGCTGGAAAGCCGCGGCCTGGTCAATGTCCGCCATGGCGAGGGCACCTTCATCGCGCCGCTCACCGGGCGGGCCATGTCCCCTGCCCTCCTGTCGCTCTACACCCGCCACGGCGGCGCCTTCTACGACTACCTGGAATACCGCCGCGAGCAGGAGGCCTTTGCCAGCCGCCTGGCCGCCGCCCGCGCCACCGACTCCGACAAGGCCCGGCTGGCAGAGATCATCGCCGACATGCAGAAAGCCTGGGAGCAGGACGATCAGGACGCCAGCCAGGAGGCCGACTTCCGCCTGCACACCGCCGTGGTCGACGCCAGCCAGAACACCACGCTGATTCACATGATGGCCTCGGTCTACGACTTGACCCGGCAGGGGGTGTTCTACAACCGCGAATTCCTGCGCACGATGGATGGCACCGGCGCCGAGTTGCTGAAGCAGCATAAGGAAATTGCCCAGGCGATCATCGACGGCGACCCGGACCGCGCCGAGACGGCGGCCCGGCGGCACATGGATTTTGTCGAGGAATCCTTCCGGACCGGCCAAGAGCAGCAGGCCCGTGAAATCCGCGCCGCCAAGCGGCGG
- the dld gene encoding D-lactate dehydrogenase, translated as MTDAELIAALKSICGRRHVLTGDRATRRFRKGFRSGEGEALAVVRPATLLEQWKVLRACVAADKIVIMQAANTGLTEGSTPKGRYDRDVVLINTRRMDHLQLLDGGKQVVSFPGSTLFALEKLLAPLGRQPHSVIGSSCIGASIVGGVCNNSGGSLVERGPSYTELSLFARITGDGELELVNHLGINLGNSPEEILTRLQTGDYRPEDIETGNRKASDTSYARRVRDIDAPTPARFNADKSRLYEAAGCAGKLAVFAVRLDTYPKNTEELTFYVGSQTTAALTALRRRILAEFATLPVSAEYMHRDVFDLSDRYGKDTMVMIDRLGTDRLPMFFALKGAVDARLAGIPGLGNLTDHVMQMLSRLWPDILPRRMRAFRRSYPHHLILKMRDGGIAEARALLAEMAGSGGLSYFECTPREAKMAGLHRFAAAGAAVRYMAVHRSEVEDIIALDIALRRNDQDWFEELPPEIGDQLAGRLYYGHFMCHVLHQDYIVKKGADVKALKAAMLAQLDQRGAEYPAEHNVGHLYPAKPDLAAFYKSVDPTNSMNPGIGKMSRNKHYA; from the coding sequence ATGACTGATGCAGAGCTGATTGCTGCGCTGAAATCCATCTGCGGGCGCCGCCATGTGCTGACCGGCGACCGCGCCACCCGGCGGTTCCGCAAGGGGTTCCGCTCCGGCGAGGGGGAGGCGCTGGCGGTGGTCCGGCCCGCAACCCTGCTGGAGCAGTGGAAGGTGCTGCGGGCCTGTGTCGCGGCGGACAAGATCGTCATCATGCAGGCGGCCAACACCGGCCTGACCGAGGGGTCCACCCCCAAGGGCCGCTATGACCGCGATGTGGTGCTGATCAACACCCGGCGGATGGACCACCTGCAGCTGCTGGACGGGGGCAAGCAGGTGGTCAGCTTCCCGGGCAGCACGCTGTTTGCGCTGGAAAAGCTGCTGGCGCCGCTGGGCCGTCAGCCGCATTCGGTGATCGGCTCTTCTTGCATTGGGGCGTCGATTGTGGGCGGGGTCTGCAACAACTCCGGCGGGTCGCTGGTGGAGCGGGGGCCGTCTTATACCGAGCTGTCGCTGTTTGCCCGCATCACCGGGGACGGCGAGCTGGAGCTGGTCAATCACCTGGGCATCAATCTGGGCAACAGCCCCGAGGAGATCCTGACCCGGCTTCAGACCGGCGATTACCGCCCTGAAGACATCGAGACCGGCAACCGGAAGGCCTCTGACACGTCTTATGCCCGGCGGGTCCGCGATATCGACGCGCCGACCCCGGCGCGGTTCAATGCCGACAAGTCGCGGCTTTATGAGGCGGCGGGCTGTGCGGGCAAGCTGGCGGTGTTTGCGGTGCGGCTGGATACTTATCCGAAGAACACCGAAGAGCTGACCTTTTACGTGGGCAGCCAGACCACCGCGGCGCTGACAGCATTGCGCCGCCGCATCCTGGCGGAGTTTGCCACCCTGCCGGTGAGCGCCGAATACATGCACCGGGATGTCTTTGACCTGTCGGACCGCTATGGCAAGGACACCATGGTGATGATCGACAGGCTGGGCACCGACCGGCTGCCGATGTTCTTTGCGCTGAAAGGCGCGGTGGATGCGCGGCTGGCGGGTATTCCGGGGCTTGGCAATCTGACCGACCACGTGATGCAGATGCTGTCGCGCCTGTGGCCGGATATCCTGCCGCGGCGGATGCGGGCGTTCCGCCGGTCGTATCCGCATCACCTGATCCTCAAGATGCGCGATGGCGGCATCGCCGAGGCCCGCGCCCTGCTGGCGGAAATGGCGGGCAGCGGCGGCCTCAGCTATTTCGAATGCACCCCGCGCGAGGCCAAGATGGCCGGGCTGCACCGCTTTGCCGCGGCCGGCGCTGCGGTGCGCTACATGGCGGTGCACCGCTCGGAGGTGGAGGACATCATCGCGCTGGACATCGCCCTGCGCCGCAACGATCAGGACTGGTTCGAGGAACTGCCGCCGGAGATCGGGGATCAGCTGGCCGGCAGGCTCTATTACGGGCATTTCATGTGCCATGTGCTGCATCAGGATTACATCGTGAAGAAGGGCGCCGACGTGAAGGCGCTGAAGGCGGCGATGCTGGCACAGCTGGATCAGCGCGGGGCCGAATACCCGGCGGAGCACAATGTCGGCCACCTGTATCCGGCCAAGCCGGACCTGGCGGCGTTCTACAAATCGGTGGACCCCACCAACAGCATGAACCCCGGCATCGGCAAGATGTCCCGGAACAAGCATTACGCCTGA
- a CDS encoding alpha-ketoacid dehydrogenase subunit beta — MARMTMIEAIREAHDVAMAADERVVVFGEDVGFFGGVFRCTAGLQQKYGKSRCFDAPINESGIVGTAIGMAAYGLKPVIEIQFADYVYPAYDQIVSEAARLRHRSNADFTCPLVIRMPTGGGIFGGQTHSQSPEALFTHVSGLKVVMPSNPRDAKGLLLAAIADPDPVIFFEPKRLYNGPFDGHHDKPVESWKSHPLGEVPDGDGIVPLGKAAVRREGAEVTVLAYGTMVFVAEAAAEETGVDAEVIDLRSLMPLDLEAIVASVQKTGRCVIVHEATRTSGFGAELMALVQEHCFYHLEAPVIRVTGWDTPYPHAQEWEYFPGPGRVGEALKKVMED, encoded by the coding sequence ATGGCGCGGATGACCATGATCGAAGCCATCCGCGAGGCCCATGACGTGGCGATGGCGGCGGACGAGCGGGTGGTTGTTTTCGGCGAAGATGTGGGGTTTTTCGGTGGTGTCTTCCGCTGCACCGCCGGGCTGCAGCAGAAATACGGCAAATCCCGCTGCTTTGACGCGCCGATCAATGAATCCGGCATCGTCGGCACCGCCATTGGCATGGCGGCCTATGGGCTGAAGCCGGTGATCGAGATCCAGTTCGCGGATTACGTCTATCCGGCCTATGACCAGATCGTTTCCGAAGCGGCGCGGCTGCGGCATCGCTCGAACGCGGATTTCACCTGCCCGCTGGTGATCCGGATGCCGACCGGCGGCGGCATCTTCGGCGGCCAGACCCATAGCCAGAGCCCGGAGGCGCTGTTTACCCATGTGTCGGGGCTGAAGGTGGTGATGCCCTCCAACCCGCGCGACGCCAAGGGGCTGCTGCTGGCGGCGATCGCCGACCCGGACCCGGTGATCTTTTTCGAGCCCAAGCGGCTCTATAACGGGCCGTTTGACGGCCATCACGACAAGCCGGTGGAAAGCTGGAAGTCCCATCCGCTGGGCGAGGTGCCGGACGGGGACGGGATTGTGCCCTTGGGCAAGGCGGCGGTGCGGCGCGAGGGCGCGGAGGTGACGGTGCTGGCCTATGGCACCATGGTGTTTGTGGCCGAGGCGGCGGCGGAGGAGACCGGGGTGGACGCCGAGGTGATCGACCTGCGCAGCCTGATGCCGCTGGACTTGGAGGCCATCGTGGCCTCGGTGCAGAAGACCGGGCGCTGCGTGATCGTGCATGAGGCGACCCGCACCTCCGGTTTCGGGGCGGAGCTGATGGCGCTGGTGCAGGAGCATTGCTTCTATCACCTGGAGGCGCCGGTGATCCGGGTGACGGGCTGGGACACGCCCTATCCGCATGCGCAGGAGTGGGAGTATTTTCCGGGGCCTGGCCGGGTCGGCGAGGCGCTGAAGAAAGTCATGGAGGACTGA